A genomic stretch from Saccharomyces paradoxus chromosome XVI, complete sequence includes:
- the RET3 gene encoding coatomer subunit zeta (Zeta subunit of the coatomer complex (COPI)~similar to YPL010W), which yields MMSSLSLYTVQAVLILDQQGERIYAKYYQPPHRTDDGHQLLFNSVKKQKEFEKQLYRKTHKQDSEILIFEDRLVLYKEYIDITIYLVASLEENEIVLQQGFSAIRGALDLILNSGLDKKNIQENYDMVLLAIDETIDNGVILETDSNTIASRVSKPPTNEPQMALDLDKGFLGAWGFAKSKFQERLQQGL from the coding sequence ATGATGTCTTCTTTATCGCTATATACTGTTCAGGCTGTTTTAATACTAGATCAACAAGGAGAAAGAATTTATGCAAAATATTACCAACCTCCTCATAGAACCGATGACGGACACCAATTGCTCTTCAATTCCGtgaagaagcaaaaagaGTTTGAGAAACAACTATACCGTAAGACTCACAAGCAAGATTCGGAGATCTTGATCTTCGAGGATCGTTTAGTTCTTTACAAAGAATACATTGATATCACGATATATTTAGTTGCTTCGCTGGAAGAGAATGAAATTGTTTTACAGCAAGGGTTTTCAGCAATCAGAGGAGCTTTggatttgattttgaactCAGGTCtggacaaaaaaaacattcaagaaaactatGATATGGTTTTATTAGCTATTGACGAAACCATTGATAATGGTGTTATCCTCGAAACTGACTCTAACACCATTGCATCCAGAGTTTCTAAACCACCCACAAACGAACCCCAAATGGCATTAGATTTGGACAAGGGGTTCTTAGGCGCATGGGGTTTTGCGAAGAGCAAGTTTCAAGAAAGGTTACAGCAAGGCTTATGA
- the RQC2 gene encoding Rqc2p (Component of RQC, which mediates nascent chain degradation~similar to YPL009C) yields the protein MKQRISALDLLLLARELKQDLEGYRLSNIYNIADSSKQFLLKFNKPDSKLNVVVDCGLRIYLTEFSRPIPPTPSGFVVKLRKHLKAKRLTALKQVDQDRILVLQFADGHFYLVLEFFSAGNVILLDENRRIMSLQRVVVEHENKVGQIYEMFDESLFTADNESTNESIENRKAKYTSDLVSEWIKVAQTKYESDITVIKQLNIQKKEDSKKKKVKVPSIHKLLLSKVPHLSSDLLSKNLKVFNINPSESCLTLLEKTNTLAELLNSTQFEYNELLTTSDRKGYILAKRNENFNSEKDTADLEFIYDTFHPFKPYINGEDSDSSNIIEVEGRYNKTLDKFFSTIESSKYALRIQSQESQAQKKIDDARAENDRKIQALLNVQELNERKGHLIIENAPLIEEVKLAVQGLIDQQMDWNTIEKLIKSEQKRGNKIAQLLNLPLNLKENKISVKLDVSSNKEGNPSSDEDNESEGSTSESSSDSDSEDIGNSKERSTRNMKRKPNDMINVTIDLSLSAYANASEYFNIKKTSAEKQKKVEKNVGKAMKNIEVKIDQQLKRKLKDSHSVLKKIRTPYFFEKYNWFISSEGFLVMMGKSPAETDQIYSKYIEDDDIYMSNNFNTHVWIKNPERTEVPPNTLMQAGILCMSSSEAWSKKIASSPWWCFAKNVSKFDGSDNSILPEGAFRLKNEKDQNLLPPAQLVMGFGFLWKVKSGEKDEDDEESDENEEEEEQQQDDDSDDEINGSLENDGSSDDNTKSNDSEYDNLEREAERESTVSSDIDSDSENAKGNNSNSSTQSIPEEQDVPVSLVDSMNSNVRGKRGKLKKIQKKYADQDETERLLRLEALGTLKGIEKQQQKKKEEIMKLELREDKKNKREKQRRLQALKFTNKEKAKVDYDKHKAELKASLDKDDVVVDIIPVFAPWPALLKYKYKVKIQPGSAKKTKTLTEILHYFKNRPVDSSSTDKEMDWPQEHEMVKSLKEQDLVLLLCVDKLKITIAGQKSTKNGGSSSKKGKKNTKSSGMKRK from the coding sequence ATGAAGCAAAGAATCAGTGCGCTAGATTTACTGCTGTTGGCTAGAGAGCTGAAACAAGATTTGGAAGGCTACAGATTGAgcaatatatataacattGCCGATTCCTCAAAGCAATTTTTActaaaattcaataaacCAGATTCTAAACTCAACGTAGTTGTCGACTGTGGCTTAAGAATATACTTAACCGAATTTAGTAGACCAATCCCTCCAACTCCTTCAGGCTTTGTTGTCAAACTAAGAAAACATCTGAAAGCTAAACGGCTAACAGCTTTAAAGCAGGTAGACCAAGATAGAATTCTTGTTCTACAATTTGCTGATGGCCACTTCTATTTAGtacttgaattttttagtGCAGGGAATGTTATCCTTCTAGATGAAAACAGAAGAATCATGTCCTTGCAAAGGGTTGTGGTAGAGCATGAAAATAAGGTTGGCCAAATTTATGAAATGTTTGATGAATCACTTTTCACCGCAGATAACGAGTCTACTAATGAATCCatagaaaacagaaaagcaaaatacACCTCTGATCTTGTCAGTGAGTGGATAAAAGTAGCGCAAACCAAGTATGAATCAGACATTACAGTTATTAAGCAACTCAACatccaaaagaaagaagattctaaaaaaaagaaagtgaaagTTCCTTCTATCCATAAACTGCTGCTTTCAAAAGTTCCTCATTTGTCTTCGGATCTGCTATCGAAGAACCTTAAAGTATTCAATATCAATCCCTCGGAGTCTTGTTTAACTCTTCTAGAGAAGACAAACACACTTGCGGAATTGTTAAACAGTACTCAATTTGAATATAATGAACTCTTAACTACCTCGGATAGAAAGGGTTACATTTTGgccaaaagaaatgaaaactTCAACTCTGAGAAAGATACTGCCGATTTAGAATTCATTTATGATACATTCCATCCCTTCAAGCCATATATCAACGGAGAAGACAGTGACTCTTCCAACATCATTGAAGTTGAAGGTCGTTACAATAAGACGCTagacaaatttttttcaacaatagAATCTTCCAAGTATGCCCTACGTATACAAAGTCAGGAATCGCAAGcgcaaaagaaaatcgaTGATGCTCGTGCCGAAAATGATAGGAAAATACAAGCTTTATTAAACGTCCAAGAACTAAACGAAAGGAAAGGTCATCTCATAATTGAAAATGCACCTTTAATCGAAGAAGTTAAGCTTGCTGTTCAGGGCCTAATCGACCAACAAATGGACTGGAACACTATTGAGAAACTAATCAAAagtgaacaaaaaagagGTAACAAGATTGCCCAGCTTTTGAACTTGCCTTTGAActtaaaagaaaacaagatCAGTGTCAAGCTTGATGTTTCTAGCAACAAGGAAGGTAACCCCTCCTCGGACGAGGATAATGAATCAGAGGGTAGTACTAGCGAAAGTTCTAGCGACTCAGATTCAGAAGACATAGGAAATTCGAAAGAGAGAAGTACAagaaatatgaaaagaaaacctaATGACATGATAAATGTTACAATCGACCTTAGTTTATCAGCTTACGCCAATGCCTCTGAGTAtttcaatatcaagaaaacaagtGCTGAGAAGCAGAAAAAAGTCGAAAAGAATGTCGGCAAGGCTATGAAGAATATTGAAGTCAAAATTGATCAACaactaaaaagaaagcttaAGGACTCTCATAGtgttttgaagaagatccGTACTCCttacttttttgaaaaatataattgGTTTATTTCAAGCGAGGGATTTTTGGTCATGATGGGTAAAAGTCCGGCTGAGACAGATCAAATCTACTCAAAATATATcgaagatgatgatatttATATGTCGAATAATTTTAACACCCATGTTTGGATCAAGAATCCAGAAAGAACAGAAGTTCCTCCGAACACGTTAATGCAAGCAGGTATACTTTGTATGTCCTCAAGCGAAGCTTGGTCGAAGAAGATAGCTTCTTCTCCATGGTGGTGCTTTGCAAAGAATGTTAGTAAATTTGATGGCTCTGATAATTCCATTTTGCCAGAAGGCGCCTTTCGACTAAAGAATGAGAAAGATCAAAACCTTTTACCGCCTGCTCAACTAGTAATGGGTTTCGGATTCCTATGGAAGGTGAAATCTGGTGAAAAGGATGAGGATGACGAAGAGAGTGATgagaatgaagaagaagaagagcaacAACAAGACGACGACAGTGATGATGAGATTAATGGATCGTTAGAAAACGATGGAAGTTCGGATGATAATACGAAAAGCAATGATTCTGAATACGATAACCTTGAAAGAGAGGCCGAAAGAGAAAGCACCGTATCATCTGATATAGATTCGGATTCGGAAAATGCTAAAGGTAACAACAGCAATAGCAGTACGCAGAGTATACCTGAGGAACAAGACGTTCCCGTATCTTTGGTTGATAGCATGAACAGTAATGTTCGTGgtaaaagaggaaaattgaagaaaattcaaaaaaaatacgcTGACCAGGACGAAACTGAACGTCTCTTGCGTTTGGAGGCCTTGGGCACTTTAAAGGGTATCGAAAAGCAGcagcaaaagaagaaggaagaaataatgaaactTGAACTTAGagaagataaaaagaataaacgCGAGAAACAAAGGAGATTACAGGCTTTGAAATTCACCAACAAAGAGAAAGCAAAGGTCGACTATGATAAGCACAAGGCCGAATTGAAGGCATCTCTCGATAAAGATGATGTGGTTGTTGATATTATACCAGTATTTGCTCCTTGGCCTGCGCTTTtgaaatataaatacaaaGTCAAAATCCAACCAGGAAGCGCAAAGAAAACCAAGACTTTAACTGAAATTTTAcattatttcaaaaatagacCAGTGGATAGTTCCTCGACCGACAAGGAGATGGATTGGCCACAAGAACATGAAATGGTTAAAAGCTTGAAGGAACAAGATCTGGTTCTTCTACTCTGTGTCGACAAgttaaaaataacaatCGCTGGGCAAAAATCCACCAAGAACGGCGGCAGTTCTTCGAAGAAGGGCAAAAAGAACACTAAGTCATCTGgcatgaaaagaaaataa
- the MRPS16 gene encoding mitochondrial 37S ribosomal protein bS16m (Mitochondrial ribosomal protein of the small subunit~similar to YPL013C): protein MTCGLVRIRLARFGRKNSPVYNIVVANSHKARDAKPIEVLGTYVPAPSPMTKRELKKGVVPIKDVKLDFDRAKYWIGVGAQPSETVTKLLQKAGILNDAWITGKNSNVNRKVVFERMETLE from the coding sequence ATGACTTGCGGTCTAGTACGAATAAGATTAGCTagatttggaagaaaaaatagtcCCGTCTATAATATCGTAGTGGCAAATTCCCATAAGGCGAGAGATGCCAAACCGATTGAAGTATTAGGAACCTACGTACCGGCACCCAGTCCAATGACTAAGagagaattgaaaaagggcGTTGTACCTATCAAAGACGTCAAGCTTGATTTTGATAGAGCAAAATATTGGATTGGTGTGGGAGCACAACCTAGCGAAACAGTTACCAAACTATTACAAAAAGCTGGTATATTAAATGACGCGTGGATTACTGGTAAGAACAGTAACGTGAATAGGAAAGTTGTCTTTGAAAGGATGGAAACATTagagtga
- the CIP1 gene encoding Cip1p (similar to YPL014W) yields MLLERLHKRLHAGSSRRSQENKEKNCTPEDALPIQPEAQHRTEEPQPLLNCDYDDMIAFDRNLSTPVFTPVMTPINNISSNQAKSSETSYFPPYFNANRTRQNSASSLASSVSDFPQNFKQHAFYNNNAQFTSFTPQFVGLLLEVYQNTCSDPTITPFDTTNPPSGILNRVAKAAIQQSELQQLDIGCDRNSWLLTLVRQRLLQEVRKDGYLSRNTSLTSLPPPPPPQFSEMLRVPSPFINADITDPIPLSNTNSDPNASSTTSMTNTLNWYSLQRSNALMKNRNGSSQYISDLQPQPILARTNSNNSTSNNNAFSLLTPTPTTDSAFNFNIALLSRQRSNIMSSPLASTRLPTANVSAEESSILPNEPLKLKRDLLRLKR; encoded by the coding sequence ATGCTGCTGGAAAGATTGCACAAGAGGCTACACGCCGGCTCTTCTAGGCGATCTCAAGAgaataaggaaaagaacTGCACACCTGAGGATGCGTTGCCCATCCAGCCAGAAGCCCAACATCGAACTGAGGAACCTCAGCCGTTGTTGAACTGCGACTACGATGATATGATCGCGTTTGACAGAAATTTGTCCACTCCTGTTTTTACTCCGGTAATGACTCCTATAAATAATATCAGCTCCAATCAAGCGAAAAGCTCGGAAACCTCATATTTTCCACCTTACTTCAATGCTAATAGAACTAGACAGAATAGTGCCTCTTCACTGGCGAGCTCTGTTTCCGATTTTCCTCAGAATTTTAAACAGCACGCTTTTTACAACAATAATGCTCAATTCACTTCCTTCACACCACAGTTCGTCGGCCTGCTATTAGAAGTCTACCAAAACACGTGCAGCGATCCTACAATAACCCCGTTTGATACTACAAACCCTCCCTCAGGAATATTGAATAGAGTCGCTAAAGCAGCTATACAGCAATCTGAGCTTCAACAATTAGATATCGGGTGTGATAGAAATAGCTGGCTTTTAACACTGGTGAGGCAACGTTTGTTACAGGAGGTGAGGAAAGACGGCTATCTTTCTCGTAACACTTCTCTCACTTCTTTACCTCCACCACCCCCACCACAATTTTCTGAAATGCTTAGAGTTCCCTCCCCGTTTATTAACGCAGATATCACTGATCCCATCCCGTTGTCTAACACAAACTCGGATCCAAATGCAAGCTCTACTACCAGCATGACCAATACATTAAACTGGTATTCCTTGCAAAGATCAAACGCCTTAATGAAGAATAGGAATGGTTCATCTCAGTATATATCGGATCTACAACCACAACCTATCTTAGCTCGCACAAACTCTAATAATAGTACTAGCAACAATAAtgccttttctttactcACGCCAACGCCTACAACAGATTCTGCATTTAATTTTAACATAGCCCTACTATCAAGACAACGTAGCAATATCATGTCGTCTCCCTTGGCTAGCACTCGTTTGCCTACGGCAAATGTATCCGCTGAAGAATCCTCTATTTTACCGAATGAACCGCTGAAGTTAAAAAGAGATTTATTGCGTCTTAAGAGGTAA
- the TAF3 gene encoding Taf3p (TFIID subunit (47 kDa)~similar to YPL011C), protein MTTNHDFYFALLRISILQLLKAQGFDRARPSLVDVMTDLYAKFLSLLASEISSIAQARCDQDDTIALQDITLALENLGIVKPTNVLDVYDENSELSSSRGMEKFKDWCIYSTQLSDTRITALPTVELLQNEEKESDPLSAIPDYLNQLLQNKGAKQKLETKNRKTELIEDLINNNGLDDWIKLVVARQRINMIERASKKESQNVAALPHITGYKSSILSHHHHTTITNEDRMPSAMTPRDEDALTGIQENPYVTSKLPIMRKENRLENIALSFEDEELESPSEVEDPSQISQENNNGESFKESNKSVTESPHGDDRDISMFQFDSNVDTKWAEQEDMDSTFQRRTSLDYGGYF, encoded by the coding sequence ATGACTACCAATCATGACTTTTATTTTGCACTTCTCCGCATATCTATCCTTCAATTACTGAAGGCACAAGGATTTGACAGGGCAAGACCAAGTCTGGTGGACGTTATGACCGATCTCTATGCGAAGTTCCTAAGTTTGTTAGCATCAGAGATCAGTTCTATTGCTCAGGCGAGATGTGACCAGGACGATACGATTGCTTTACAGGACATAACGCTGGCTCTAGAAAATCTAGGCATTGTTAAGCCCACGAACGTTCTGGATGTCTATGATGAAAACTCAGAATTATCAAGTTCGCGAGGAATGGAGAAGTTCAAGGACTGGTGTATTTATAGTACCCAATTGAGCGACACACGAATAACCGCCCTACCTACAGTGGAATTGCTACAAaatgaggaaaaagaatCTGATCCTTTGTCAGCAATACCAGACTACCTCAACCAATTACTGCAAAACAAGGGTGCCAAACAGAAGTTAGAAACGAAAAACAGGAAAACAGAGTTAATAGAAGATCTAATAAATAACAATGGACTGGATGACTGGATCAAATTAGTCGTAGCGAgacaacgtataaataTGATCGAAAGAGCttccaaaaaagaatccCAAAATGTGGCGGCTTTGCCTCATATTACAGGCTATAAGTCTTCGATTTTAAGCCATCACCACCATACTACGATAACAAATGAAGACAGGATGCCTTCGGCTATGACCCCAAGAGATGAGGATGCCTTAACGGGGATCCAAGAAAATCCATATGTAACTAGCAAGCTGCCGATaatgagaaaagaaaatagatTAGAAAACATAGCTCTTTCCTTTGAGGATGAGGAGCTTGAATCACCTAGCGAAGTAGAAGATCCCAGCCAAATATCTCAAGAGAATAACAATGGGGAAAGTTTTAAAGAGAGCAACAAAAGTGTAACAGAATCGCCTCATGGTGATGACCGTGATATATCGATGTTTCAATTCGACTCTAATGTAGATACCAAGTGGGCAGAACAGGAAGATATGGACAGCACATTTCAACGCCGAACTTCGCTAGATTACGGGGGCTACTTTTAA
- the RRP12 gene encoding mRNA-binding protein RRP12 (Protein required for export of the ribosomal subunits~similar to YPL012W) — MDQDQVAFLLELEDKLAKIRSQVTSKLENQKHVAIILTAVEENIVGQATNDVSKNIVNYIISFMSLLDQAVDPSTHEIKDLQLASSSTYLLDLIFHYSPKPLLRSKFSEILTKIAPCITAEKANAPLIRAAIGCLESLLIAQDAQAWNNTYDLNVTPKRGLQGILELSLDVRPKVRKRALDAVHAVLLNPPVAPTAEHVAAVFVADFCDKQLEGNLNDLSNLSNKQLKAQKTKEDINSNVMRSLRLVTSVVSTGQWPSSQIEPLCDILLGVTKSSEQYLVSASFECFESMFKSMAETTASSGLAENKYLRVLDTIFALKPSNVDTLLTKSWIAVVIKGMSTYAAHQPLKALRKIPGVFHIMSTYLASETPEVYQAASQCLISILSESVKDDLLLYTPSVDEKTFKNVDEIISQIAKAFIDFLSIRYSHCSRDVLKILVAAFNKFRYRSNPHFLKSLKIVDTWRVNEEQFMDLRNEIELVIGASISAMGPEVILAEAPLNLDNPSPERPGRAWLLPLIRDYTKNSNLATFQNELAPYIKSFQSKFDKVPEESIQLRVFQTIVDQIWSTLPRFCELPMDLRESFTDEFASDLSSLLYSEVELRTTICHALRVLAESNVSYSESSHSDNILLLQRFPVSEAQKNIEYLSTKSNNLLAVLFNVYTQTTPNARSYILETIDQYLKITSKEDLEKTFNNVCGLLKNSMSEESSGNANKEKKKPQLTATLLDLIICMITYLPVSSYSALFSIFGLTVNSADALIQKRAYRIITKLSELGSGSTAVAQFISDIENVMVDNTSTVQTSAKAARLAAIKTIVELLPSDHLGFIVRTVAEVILSTKDVNEKSRETAFDTLICMGRKMNEPNGIIKLSQIPGYDPATPDQASSISEFFKIISAGLIGESQHMVSSSITGYACLVFEFKNEIDSGILMDIYDTIELYLTSNSREIVKSAIGFTKVCVLGLPEELMRPKVPELLLKLLRWSHEHTGHFKAKVKHIIERLIRRFGYDYIEANFPEEDRKLLTNIRKMRNRNKRKDEEATTGVKDGATTKGSRFMSAFDEAVYGSDNENDNGSDQEENVTGGKMKNGTKQFIVESGENPLDLLDSQTLAHISSTRPKKFNKNQNRARFNDDAFNFDSEGKLVVKGQPKPSTNADDPLSAVTSGINAYLEAVKSGPVRGQRNKLKFRKNGKNSDDFGDDDDERDSRAMRGRTDIGNKVGKHSKRGPKFKSRKKL, encoded by the coding sequence ATGGATCAAGACCAAGTTGCTTTTCTCTTAGAGCTAGAGGATAAGCTGGCCAAAATTCGGTCCCAAGTAACCTCTAAATtggaaaatcaaaaacatgttgctataatattaacTGCCGTTGAGGAGAACATTGTAGGCCAAGCCACAAATGAcgtttcaaaaaatattgtaaATTATATAATTTCCTTTATGTCACTATTGGACCAAGCAGTAGACCCGTCTACCCATGAAATAAAGGATCTTCAGTTGGCTTCTTCGTCTACATATCTTTTGGATCTGATATTCCATTATTCTCCGAAGCCATTATTGAGATCGAAATTCTCTGAAATACTCACGAAAATTGCCCCATGTATCACCGCAGAAAAGGCTAATGCCCCTCTAATTAGAGCTGCCATTGGTTGTTTAGAATCTCTTCTTATTGCTCAAGATGCACAAGCTTGGAACAATACTTATGATCTAAATGTCACTCCAAAAAGAGGTTTGCAAGGTATACTTGAACTTTCTTTAGATGTAAGACCAAAGGTAAGAAAGAGAGCACTAGATGCAGTTCATGCAGTTTTATTAAACCCTCCTGTTGCACCAACTGCAGAGCATGTCGCGGCAGTTTTTGTGGCAGATTTCTGTGACAAACAGTTAGAAGGTAATTTGAACGACCTCTCcaatttatcaaataaaCAATTGAAAGCacagaaaacaaaggaagATATCAATTCTAATGTCATGCGTTCTTTGAGATTGGTTACTTCGGTTGTCTCTACTGGACAGTGGCCATCTTCACAGATTGAGCCTCTTTGTGATATACTGTTAGGAGTCACTAAAAGCTCAGAGCAATATCTCGTTTCTGCGTCATTTGAATGTTTTGAGAGCATGTTCAAAAGTATGGCAGAGACTACTGCTTCATCTGGTTTGGCTGAAAATAAGTATCTAAGAGTCTTGGATACAATCTTTGCATTAAAACCATCAAATGTAGATACATTATTAACCAAGTCCTGGATTGCTGTGGTAATCAAAGGTATGTCCACTTATGCAGCACATCAACCATTGAAAGCATTGCGTAAAATCCCTGGTGTATTCCATATTATGTCCACATATTTAGCTAGTGAAACCCCAGAAGTATACCAAGCTGCCTCTCAATGTCTTATCTCAATCCTTTCTGAGTCTGTTAAAGATGATTTGTTATTGTATACACCAAGTGTGGATGagaaaactttcaaaaacgTAGATGAAATTATCTCTCAAATTGCAAAAGCGTTTATCGACTTCTTATCCATTAGATATTCCCATTGTTCCAGAGATGTTCTTAAGATTTTGGTAGCAGCATTTAACAAATTCAGATATAGATCTAATCCTCactttttgaaatcattgaaaatagTTGATACATGGAGAGTAAACGAAGAACAATTTATGGATTTGAGAAACGAAATTGAATTAGTAATTGGGGCCTCCATTTCTGCTATGGGCCCTGAAGTGATACTCGCTGAAGCACCTTTAAATTTGGACAATCCGTCTCCTGAAAGACCTGGTAGGGCCTGGCTGTTACCACTTATTAGAGATTATaccaaaaattcaaatcttgcaacttttcaaaacgAACTGGCACCATATATTAAAAGTTTTCAATCTAAGTTCGATAAAGTCCCGGAAGAATCTATTCAATTGAGAGTTTTTCAAACCATTGTTGATCAAATCTGGTCCACGCTTCCACGTTTCTGTGAACTGCCAATGGACTTGAGAGAATCATTCACTGACGAATTTGCCTCAGATCTATCTTCTCTATTATACAGTGAGGTTGAATTAAGAACTACTATATGTCATGCTCTGAGGGTCTTGGCAGAAAGTAATGTTTCATATTCCGAAAGTTCCCATTCTGACAACATTTTATTGTTACAACGCTTCCCCGTTTCTGAAGCTCAAAAGAATATAGAATACCTTTCAACCAAATCAAACAACCTTTTAGCTGTTTTGTTTAACGTTTATACTCAAACCACTCCAAACGCAAGGAGTTATATTTTGGAAACGATTGATCAATATTTAAAGATTACttccaaagaagatttGGAGAAAACTTTCAACAATGTATGTggtcttttgaagaattccATGAGCGAAGAAAGTAGTGGAAACgcaaacaaagaaaagaaaaagcctCAATTGACAGCGACACTATTAGATTTGATCATATGCATGATAACATACTTACCTGTCTCGTCTTATTCTGCTTTATTCTCAATATTTGGTCTTACCGTGAATTCTGCTGATGCtttaattcaaaaaagggCTTATAGAATTATTACAAAGCTTTCTGAGTTGGGATCTGGATCAACGGCTGTTGCCCAATTCATTTCTGATATTGAGAACGTCATGGTAGATAACACTTCCACTGTCCAAACATCTGCTAAAGCTGCAAGATTAGCAGCAATTAAAACTATAGTAGAATTGTTACCTTCAGACCACCTTGGTTTCATTGTTAGAACCGTAGCTGAGGTGATTTTGAGCACAAAGGATGtgaatgaaaaatctaGAGAAACTGCTTTTGATACTTTGATTTGCATGGGtagaaaaatgaatgagCCAAATGGTATTATCAAACTGTCCCAAATACCAGGTTATGACCCTGCCACTCCGGATCAGGCGTCATCGATATCGGAGTTTTTCAAGATTATTTCTGCCGGTCTTATTGGTGAATCTCAACATATGGTTAGTAGTTCAATTACAGGTTATGCTTGTTTAGTTTtcgaattcaaaaatgaaatcgATTCTGGTATATTAATGGATATATATGACACCATTGAACTGTACCTAACTTCCAATTCCAGGGAAATTGTAAAAAGCGCCATTGGGTTTACGAAAGTTTGTGTTTTGGGTCTTCCAGAAGAACTTATGAGACCAAAGGTGCCAGAGTTACTTTTAAAATTATTGAGATGGTCCCATGAACATACGGGCCATTTCAAAGCCAAAGTCAAGCATATTATTGAAAGATTGATAAGGAGATTTGGCTATGACTATATTGAAGCCAACTTCCCCGAAGAAGATAGGAAACTGTTAACAAATATAAGAAAGATGCGTAACAGGAATAAGCGTAAGGATGAAGAGGCTACTACTGGTGTTAAAGATGGGGCTACCACAAAGGGTTCGAGATTTATGTCTGCGTTCGATGAAGCTGTTTATGGGTctgataatgaaaatgataatggATCagatcaagaagaaaacgtcACAGGCGGCAAAATGAAGAACGGGACAAAGCAGTTTATTGTGGAATCCGGTGAAAACCCATTAGATTTGCTAGATTCTCAAACATTGGCTCATATATCATCTACTAGACcaaagaaattcaataaaaatcaaaatagGGCCAGGTTTAACGATGATGCGTTTAATTTTGACTCAGAAGGCAAACTCGTCGTCAAGGGGCAGCCTAAGCCCTCTACGAATGCAGATGATCCACTGAGTGCTGTAACAAGCGGCATCAATGCATATCTAGAGGCTGTGAAAAGTGGTCCTGTAAGAGGTCAAAGAAACAAGTTgaaattcagaaaaaatggaaaaaactCCGATGACTttggtgatgatgacgatgaaagGGATAGTAGGGCAATGAGAGGAAGAACAGATATAGGTAATAAGGTCGGCAAACATAGTAAGAGAGGCCCTAAGTTCAAATCTAGAAAGAAATTATAG